In Fibrobacter sp., a single genomic region encodes these proteins:
- a CDS encoding bifunctional (p)ppGpp synthetase/guanosine-3',5'-bis(diphosphate) 3'-pyrophosphohydrolase yields METVNLTSNQEHIVDVLIKKNPNLDRRVLEKAVAFIADAHDGQYRKSGMPYTEHPYEVAKILAELQQDQSTVLAGLLHDVVEDTQHTLAEIAREFGEDTAFMVDAVTKITAAQEQNKTAQKAETYRKLITAMAKDPRVIMIKIADRIHNMRTMRYMKPEKRRSIAQETLDIYVPLTHRFGLYKLKTELEDLSFKYVNPDEYQKIVDALIENKERREKYVQSVIGPLQIKMALEDFDCTIQGRTKNIYSIYNKMLSRDCQFDDIFDIFAIRIIVETIPECYLALGYVHNLWTPMQSRFKDYIATPKPNLYQSIHTTVIGPENKMVEVQIRTKDMDLTAEKGFAAHWAYKMETQHEGEELAWLDHMVKLQSEISDSKEYLDFLKVDLKPDGMTVFTPKGASIELPEGSTVLDFAFAIHTELGLHCIGARINDEVVSLDKVVTHGATIQILKSPHQEPSPEWLDIVKTVKAKQELRRWMKTSIIQQSMSLGKEIWTRELRIAKIEKDKRPSEDEIRRYFGTLSMDDFFERIGQGELPLQDIHRFLSGGNALPKEMSLRFFPIFGNDKRAIPEEMPLQIGQETSLVIHFADCCAPLPGDEIVGILRPKIGIEVHNRNCPNLKDFPVEQQIAVAWSADVSKPFMTHLTIDTDNRKNITLDVLEQLKGSDVSLDRMSVASAQSTGRIRMEFKAFRKEQVDSIITKIKQISGVREVSKA; encoded by the coding sequence ATGGAAACAGTGAACCTGACATCGAATCAGGAGCACATTGTCGACGTGCTCATCAAGAAGAACCCGAACCTTGATCGCCGGGTCCTGGAGAAAGCCGTTGCCTTTATCGCCGACGCCCACGACGGGCAATACCGCAAGAGCGGGATGCCCTACACCGAGCATCCCTACGAAGTCGCCAAGATTCTAGCCGAACTCCAGCAGGACCAGTCCACCGTACTCGCGGGACTCCTGCACGACGTTGTCGAAGACACGCAGCACACGCTCGCAGAAATCGCACGGGAATTCGGCGAAGACACCGCGTTCATGGTGGACGCCGTCACGAAGATTACCGCGGCCCAGGAACAGAACAAGACCGCGCAGAAGGCGGAGACATACCGCAAGCTCATCACCGCGATGGCCAAGGACCCGCGGGTCATCATGATCAAAATCGCAGACCGCATCCACAACATGCGTACCATGCGGTACATGAAACCCGAGAAGCGCCGCTCCATCGCGCAGGAAACGCTCGACATATACGTGCCCCTCACCCATAGGTTCGGTCTATACAAGCTGAAGACCGAACTCGAAGACCTGAGTTTCAAGTACGTCAATCCGGACGAATACCAGAAAATCGTCGACGCGCTCATCGAGAACAAAGAGAGGCGCGAAAAGTACGTGCAGTCCGTAATCGGCCCTCTGCAAATCAAGATGGCGCTCGAAGACTTCGACTGCACCATCCAGGGCCGCACCAAGAACATCTACAGCATCTACAACAAGATGCTCAGCCGCGACTGCCAGTTCGACGACATTTTCGATATCTTCGCCATCCGCATCATCGTAGAAACCATTCCCGAATGCTACCTCGCGCTCGGGTACGTCCACAACCTGTGGACCCCGATGCAGAGCCGCTTCAAGGACTACATCGCGACGCCGAAGCCGAACCTCTACCAGAGCATCCACACCACGGTCATCGGACCGGAGAACAAGATGGTGGAAGTCCAGATCCGCACGAAGGACATGGACCTCACCGCCGAAAAGGGTTTCGCCGCGCACTGGGCCTACAAGATGGAAACCCAGCACGAGGGCGAAGAGCTCGCGTGGCTCGACCACATGGTGAAGTTGCAGTCCGAAATCTCGGACTCCAAGGAATACCTCGACTTCTTGAAGGTGGACTTGAAGCCCGACGGCATGACGGTGTTCACCCCGAAGGGCGCTTCCATCGAACTGCCCGAAGGTTCGACCGTCCTCGACTTCGCGTTCGCCATCCACACGGAACTCGGGCTCCACTGTATCGGCGCCCGCATCAACGACGAGGTGGTGAGTCTCGACAAGGTCGTGACGCACGGCGCTACCATCCAGATACTTAAGAGCCCGCACCAGGAACCGAGCCCCGAATGGCTCGACATCGTGAAGACGGTAAAGGCGAAGCAGGAACTGCGCCGCTGGATGAAGACCAGCATTATCCAGCAGTCGATGAGCCTCGGCAAGGAAATCTGGACGCGCGAACTCAGAATCGCGAAAATCGAGAAGGACAAGCGCCCCAGCGAAGACGAAATCCGCAGGTACTTCGGCACGCTCTCCATGGACGACTTCTTCGAGCGCATCGGACAGGGCGAACTGCCCCTGCAGGACATCCACAGGTTCCTTTCGGGCGGAAACGCTCTCCCCAAGGAAATGTCGCTCAGGTTCTTCCCCATCTTCGGAAACGACAAGAGGGCCATCCCCGAAGAAATGCCCCTGCAAATCGGGCAGGAGACGAGTCTCGTCATCCACTTCGCAGACTGCTGCGCCCCGCTTCCCGGCGATGAAATCGTAGGCATCCTCAGGCCCAAGATAGGCATCGAGGTGCACAACAGGAACTGCCCGAACTTGAAGGACTTCCCCGTCGAGCAGCAGATTGCGGTCGCATGGAGCGCCGACGTTTCCAAGCCGTTCATGACGCACCTCACCATCGACACCGACAACCGCAAGAACATCACCCTCGACGTGCTCGAGCAGCTCAAGGGTTCCGACGTGTCACTCGACCGCATGAGCGTGGCAAGCGCGCAATCCACGGGCCGCATCCGCATGGAGTTCAAGGCGTTCCGCAAGGAACAAGTCGATTCCATCATCACGAAGATCAAACAGATTTCAGGCGTGAGGGAGGTTTCCAAGGCATGA
- the thrH gene encoding bifunctional phosphoserine phosphatase/homoserine phosphotransferase ThrH, with amino-acid sequence MFTKQCVVTLDLEGVLAPEIWIAVAEKTGIADLRLTTRDIPDYDVLMKGRIAILDRENIKLSDIQNVIANLGLLDGARDFMDKLRDEAQVIILSDTFQEFAYPIMKNLGFPTIFCHNLVVENDMIKGYHLRMSDQKTKVVKHLQELNFKVFASGDSFNDTGMLKQADKGCFFCAPDSIVAQFPQLEATKTYAELLEKFHQFQEKL; translated from the coding sequence ATGTTCACGAAACAATGTGTCGTCACCCTGGACCTTGAAGGAGTCCTTGCCCCCGAAATCTGGATCGCCGTCGCCGAAAAGACGGGCATCGCGGACCTGCGCCTCACTACCCGCGACATCCCCGACTACGACGTGCTCATGAAGGGCCGCATCGCCATCCTCGACCGCGAAAACATCAAGCTCTCCGACATCCAGAACGTCATCGCGAACCTCGGCCTGCTCGACGGCGCCCGCGACTTCATGGACAAGCTCCGTGACGAAGCCCAGGTAATCATTCTTTCGGACACATTCCAGGAATTCGCCTACCCCATCATGAAGAACCTCGGATTCCCGACCATCTTCTGCCACAACCTGGTTGTGGAAAACGACATGATCAAGGGGTATCACCTGCGCATGAGCGACCAGAAGACGAAGGTCGTGAAGCACCTGCAGGAACTGAACTTCAAGGTGTTCGCGAGCGGAGATTCCTTCAACGACACGGGCATGCTCAAGCAGGCAGACAAGGGCTGCTTCTTCTGCGCACCGGACTCCATCGTGGCACAGTTCCCGCAGCTCGAAGCCACCAAGACCTACGCGGAACTCCTCGAAAAGTTCCACCAGTTCCAAGAAAAGCTGTAA
- a CDS encoding Hsp33 family molecular chaperone HslO, whose amino-acid sequence MNFKDRIIRATGQKTPFRLIVVDLTATMNEIGKQHNARGFALKLLAENSIASIFLSASLKYAGTVSLTTRFGGEITKVSSDTTPMGLVRAMIPQVELAAVGGNEPALIPQSVQVVKLNEQGKRVHESIIEAPSVSMGQNLATYLLQSEQIRSAVGIEAAFNREDPSKLDYAAGFYIEAFPDLEDKDINLIEVIVQNLPKFKDMNTPEGFNLDELLDQLRGPYEIDIVKEIDPKAYCPCSRERTLATLATLPLKDLQELESEGKNLEVICDFCRTPYQITPQDLNEIIKDRKNDK is encoded by the coding sequence ATGAATTTCAAGGACCGCATTATCCGCGCCACGGGCCAAAAGACGCCCTTCCGCCTGATTGTCGTCGACTTGACCGCGACGATGAACGAAATCGGCAAGCAGCACAACGCACGGGGGTTCGCCCTCAAACTCCTGGCCGAAAACTCAATCGCAAGCATCTTCCTGAGCGCCTCGCTCAAGTATGCGGGCACGGTCTCGCTCACCACGCGCTTCGGCGGCGAAATCACGAAGGTTTCGTCCGACACGACCCCGATGGGGCTCGTACGCGCGATGATTCCGCAGGTTGAACTTGCCGCCGTGGGCGGTAACGAACCCGCGCTCATCCCGCAGAGCGTGCAGGTCGTGAAGCTGAACGAGCAGGGCAAGCGCGTCCACGAAAGCATTATCGAAGCGCCCTCCGTCTCGATGGGCCAGAACCTCGCCACCTACCTGCTGCAGTCCGAACAGATCCGTTCCGCCGTGGGCATCGAAGCCGCCTTCAACCGCGAAGACCCGAGCAAGCTCGACTACGCCGCGGGTTTCTACATCGAAGCCTTCCCCGACCTCGAGGACAAGGACATAAACCTCATCGAAGTCATCGTGCAGAACCTGCCGAAGTTCAAGGACATGAACACGCCCGAAGGCTTCAACCTCGATGAACTGCTGGACCAGCTGCGCGGGCCCTACGAAATCGACATCGTGAAGGAAATCGACCCGAAGGCCTACTGCCCCTGCAGCCGCGAACGCACCCTGGCGACCCTCGCCACGCTCCCGCTCAAGGACTTGCAGGAACTCGAATCCGAAGGCAAGAACCTCGAAGTCATCTGCGATTTCTGCCGCACGCCGTACCAGATTACCCCGCAGGACTTGAACGAGATTATAAAGGATAGAAAGAACGATAAATAA
- a CDS encoding radical SAM protein, which produces MLIKLIQPKMCRRPMDTDIKLHMAPPLGLLTIVNLVRKEHDVQLENENIQQIHYEDTPDIVGLSVTVDTLPRAIEIARRFREKGSIVVAGGIHVTTAYDTIPKDVFDVLCIGAAEGTWPDIVRDFQDNDLKPVYCCPKLLDGSQIVSPAYDFLKKGEYLYCHVVHTSRGCPFRCDFCYNSAKAHQYINRDIQDVLADIKAVRSRHVMFIDDNFAGNPRWTKQLLKEIMPMRLKWRAAVSINAAFDDELLDLMKESGCQSLFIGFESINPESVSGVHKVQNHTQEYEKAIKAIHERGIMINGSFVFGLDGDTPETFRSTLDWIVKNKIETVTSHILTPYPGTALYDRMKAEGRILTDDLTLYNTAHVVYEPKGMTKQELYQGYRWIYKEIYSLKNIWRRCPESKRIRAAYFTFNFLYRKYGKFTDMLCRIISYEKIGAIAERIAKSI; this is translated from the coding sequence CTGCTAATCAAGTTGATCCAACCCAAGATGTGCCGCCGTCCCATGGACACGGACATTAAGCTGCATATGGCCCCTCCTTTGGGCCTGCTTACGATTGTGAATCTGGTCAGAAAAGAACACGATGTGCAGCTGGAAAACGAAAATATCCAACAAATTCATTACGAAGATACGCCTGATATTGTTGGATTGTCCGTTACAGTTGATACTTTGCCGAGGGCTATCGAAATCGCTCGACGTTTTCGTGAAAAAGGCTCTATTGTCGTTGCTGGCGGAATCCATGTGACAACAGCCTATGATACGATTCCCAAAGATGTATTTGACGTGCTTTGCATTGGCGCCGCCGAAGGCACTTGGCCGGACATCGTAAGGGATTTCCAGGACAATGATCTGAAACCCGTCTACTGTTGCCCCAAATTACTCGATGGAAGTCAAATAGTTTCTCCGGCCTATGATTTCCTCAAGAAGGGCGAATACCTATATTGCCATGTCGTCCATACGAGCAGGGGGTGCCCTTTCCGTTGTGATTTTTGCTATAACAGCGCAAAGGCGCATCAATACATAAACCGCGATATTCAAGATGTCTTGGCCGATATCAAGGCGGTACGTTCGAGACACGTCATGTTTATCGACGACAATTTTGCGGGAAACCCCAGATGGACTAAACAGCTCCTGAAAGAAATCATGCCTATGCGGTTGAAGTGGAGAGCGGCTGTATCCATCAATGCGGCTTTTGACGATGAATTGCTCGACCTGATGAAAGAATCAGGATGTCAAAGCTTGTTTATCGGTTTTGAGAGTATTAATCCCGAATCTGTGAGTGGAGTTCACAAGGTACAGAACCATACGCAGGAATACGAGAAGGCGATAAAGGCGATACACGAAAGGGGTATCATGATCAACGGGAGTTTCGTATTTGGGCTTGATGGCGATACGCCCGAGACGTTCAGGTCGACTCTGGATTGGATTGTGAAAAATAAAATCGAGACGGTCACATCCCATATTCTGACGCCTTACCCGGGAACAGCGCTCTACGACAGGATGAAAGCGGAGGGAAGGATTCTTACGGATGACTTGACCCTCTACAATACGGCCCATGTTGTTTATGAACCAAAGGGGATGACTAAGCAGGAATTGTATCAAGGGTACCGTTGGATTTATAAGGAAATATATAGCCTGAAAAACATATGGCGACGTTGTCCGGAATCAAAACGCATAAGGGCCGCTTACTTTACTTTTAATTTCCTTTATCGAAAATACGGAAAGTTCACCGATATGCTTTGCCGTATAATATCGTATGAAAAAATTGGGGCGATAGCAGAACGAATAGCGAAGTCCATTTAA
- a CDS encoding DJ-1 family glyoxalase III, whose translation MQILFLMADGFEETEFVTPFDYLQRAGFEVALASVSGNSIVTGAHGLKVVADFALKGADTEKFDAVLLPGGGPGVQRLKASSDVEHVVCDFNDKDKWIFAICAAPLVLSKAGLLVDRTATCFPGCETELVCEKFVEDRVVVDGNIVTSRGAGTAEEFTFECIALLGGRYLSEKIRKQVVAR comes from the coding sequence ATGCAGATACTATTCCTTATGGCTGACGGTTTCGAGGAAACCGAATTCGTCACTCCGTTCGACTACCTGCAGCGGGCCGGGTTCGAGGTCGCTCTGGCGAGCGTTTCGGGCAATTCTATCGTGACGGGTGCTCACGGGCTCAAAGTTGTAGCCGATTTCGCGTTGAAGGGCGCCGATACCGAAAAGTTCGATGCAGTTCTTCTGCCGGGCGGCGGTCCGGGCGTGCAGCGCCTCAAAGCGAGTTCCGACGTGGAGCACGTCGTTTGCGACTTCAATGACAAGGACAAGTGGATTTTTGCCATCTGTGCGGCTCCGCTCGTGCTGAGCAAGGCTGGCCTCCTCGTAGACAGGACGGCGACATGTTTCCCGGGCTGCGAGACGGAACTCGTGTGCGAGAAGTTCGTGGAAGACCGCGTGGTGGTGGATGGCAATATTGTCACGAGCCGCGGGGCCGGAACTGCCGAGGAATTCACTTTCGAATGCATCGCCCTGCTGGGCGGGCGCTATTTGTCCGAGAAAATTCGCAAACAGGTGGTGGCGCGCTAG
- a CDS encoding NAD-dependent epimerase/dehydratase family protein, whose translation MNLRFDDSSITVAIVGCGGFIGSHLLDAVLERTRWRVFGVDLDFYRLQHRLNHERCEFLCADLADRAVVERIAKFPLVVNLAAICTPSRYMGEACEVIRSNYDHPAALAEACAKSGSWLVHFSTSEIYGKTAADSGELLEDSTPAVFGPVTASRWSYATAKLLAERYIAGLPGLRWTVVRPFNFVGPYMDFMPGVDGEGIPRVLANFSTALLRGEPLKLVNGGKAKRCFTSVHDAVDFLFALFAAGTSGSGAAPDAASANAGCAGVFSQAFNVGNPENEVSIAELAAKMRTIFAKVRGVDVSTLPEPQSVSGEEYYGVGYDDSMRRMPSVAKAERLLGFKARIPLDVALEESLAWFVKHYSV comes from the coding sequence ATGAACCTCCGATTCGATGACAGTAGCATCACCGTAGCCATCGTGGGCTGCGGTGGTTTTATCGGTAGCCACCTGCTAGACGCCGTGCTGGAACGTACCCGCTGGCGCGTTTTTGGCGTTGACCTCGATTTCTACAGGCTCCAGCACCGCTTGAACCATGAACGTTGCGAGTTCCTGTGTGCCGACCTCGCGGACCGCGCTGTCGTGGAACGAATCGCAAAGTTCCCGCTGGTGGTGAACCTCGCCGCCATATGCACGCCGAGCCGCTACATGGGGGAGGCCTGCGAAGTCATCCGCAGCAATTACGACCATCCTGCAGCGCTTGCGGAGGCTTGCGCGAAGAGCGGTTCTTGGCTCGTGCATTTTTCGACTTCCGAAATTTACGGGAAGACGGCCGCCGATTCGGGCGAACTGCTCGAGGACTCGACGCCAGCCGTTTTCGGGCCGGTTACCGCTAGCCGCTGGAGCTACGCGACGGCGAAACTCTTGGCGGAACGCTATATCGCGGGGCTGCCGGGTTTGCGCTGGACGGTTGTCCGCCCGTTCAACTTTGTCGGGCCGTACATGGACTTTATGCCGGGTGTCGACGGTGAGGGCATCCCGCGTGTGCTCGCGAATTTCTCGACGGCGCTGTTGCGGGGTGAACCGCTCAAGCTCGTGAACGGCGGGAAGGCGAAGCGCTGCTTTACCAGCGTGCATGATGCGGTGGACTTCTTGTTCGCACTGTTTGCCGCGGGAACATCGGGTTCCGGTGCGGCGCCGGATGCTGCTTCTGCGAATGCGGGTTGTGCCGGAGTGTTTTCGCAGGCGTTCAATGTCGGGAATCCGGAGAACGAGGTCTCGATTGCGGAACTTGCTGCGAAGATGCGGACTATTTTCGCGAAGGTGCGCGGTGTGGATGTCTCGACGCTGCCTGAACCGCAAAGCGTTTCGGGCGAGGAATACTACGGCGTGGGTTACGACGATTCCATGCGTCGCATGCCGAGTGTCGCGAAGGCAGAACGGTTGCTCGGGTTCAAGGCGCGCATCCCGCTCGATGTCGCGCTGGAAGAATCGCTCGCTTGGTTTGTAAAGCATTATTCCGTCTAG
- a CDS encoding glycosyltransferase family 2 protein: protein MPDYFIFVPAYNVSATLADVLGRIPPAVMERAEVLVIDDGSKDDTRGTFEMFIADKECAVSGKACADHLQYERFERNLGYGAVVKRGISEGLRSGAKFIACLHGDGQYPAEKLDEFFAHLESARNQPANGSCNEPAGVLPDGGMLALVQGSRRLVPGAARAGNMPLHKRLGGAFLTALENLAFTQKLTDRHSGFIVYNAEFLKTLDLAKLSPSFDIDLEIISIADARGYRLAELPIPTRYAGETSNLNAVTYGLRVLRQTWRRFCLR from the coding sequence ATGCCTGACTATTTTATATTCGTTCCTGCATACAATGTGTCTGCGACTCTCGCGGATGTGCTGGGGCGTATTCCGCCTGCTGTTATGGAACGCGCGGAAGTGCTCGTGATTGATGACGGCTCGAAGGACGATACACGCGGGACTTTTGAGATGTTTATCGCAGATAAGGAGTGCGCGGTTTCTGGTAAGGCATGCGCGGATCACTTGCAGTACGAGCGTTTCGAGCGGAACTTGGGGTACGGTGCCGTAGTGAAGCGCGGGATTTCCGAGGGCCTGCGCTCCGGCGCGAAGTTTATCGCCTGCCTGCATGGGGATGGCCAGTATCCCGCTGAAAAGTTGGATGAATTCTTCGCTCATCTTGAGAGCGCGCGCAATCAGCCTGCAAACGGATCGTGCAACGAGCCCGCGGGCGTCTTGCCGGATGGCGGAATGCTCGCTTTAGTACAGGGTTCGCGCCGCCTCGTCCCGGGTGCGGCTCGTGCCGGCAACATGCCCCTCCACAAACGACTCGGCGGCGCATTCCTCACGGCGCTTGAAAACCTTGCATTCACGCAGAAGCTCACGGACCGCCACAGCGGATTTATCGTCTATAATGCGGAATTCCTGAAGACGCTTGACCTCGCGAAACTGAGTCCGAGCTTCGATATCGATTTGGAAATCATCTCCATCGCCGATGCCCGCGGGTACAGGCTGGCGGAACTCCCGATCCCCACGCGCTATGCCGGCGAGACATCCAACTTGAACGCCGTCACCTACGGCCTACGCGTGTTGCGCCAAACCTGGCGCCGTTTTTGCCTGCGGTAA
- a CDS encoding fibrobacter succinogenes major paralogous domain-containing protein has translation MRFWTKSLAISVALALFIACGDDDSNFTTRPLGDSSSSIKSSSSKGATANDAICKTETEDNCEYDSLTDRRDDQVYRTVKIGEHWWMAENLNYETDNSFCYDDEDFYCTEFGRLYTWAAAMDSAGRWGSKGRNCGLDRVCTPEGNVRGVCPEGWHLPVTKEFFEIIKMAGGQSLAGEMMKFTDGWKDYGEKRGIGSDGFGFSALAAGIRGLFRHYLEIGSETYFWTATDSDSLRAYAMGLFNRNTNLEYYVIHKSEGVSVRCVKDE, from the coding sequence ATGCGTTTCTGGACCAAGTCTTTAGCCATATCGGTAGCGCTGGCTTTATTCATTGCCTGCGGCGATGACGACAGCAATTTTACGACGCGTCCGTTGGGGGACTCTTCTTCCTCGATCAAGTCCAGTAGCTCGAAGGGGGCTACGGCCAATGACGCCATCTGCAAAACAGAAACAGAAGATAACTGCGAGTACGACTCCTTGACGGACAGGCGTGACGACCAGGTCTACAGAACGGTTAAGATTGGAGAGCACTGGTGGATGGCAGAAAACCTGAACTACGAGACTGATAATAGTTTTTGCTATGACGACGAAGACTTCTATTGCACCGAGTTCGGGCGCCTTTATACTTGGGCGGCTGCGATGGATAGCGCTGGCAGATGGGGTTCAAAAGGCAGGAACTGCGGCTTGGACCGGGTATGTACGCCAGAAGGGAATGTGCGGGGCGTTTGCCCTGAAGGTTGGCACCTTCCGGTGACTAAGGAATTTTTCGAGATAATAAAAATGGCTGGGGGCCAGTCCCTGGCGGGTGAAATGATGAAATTTACGGATGGCTGGAAGGATTATGGGGAAAAGCGCGGAATTGGTTCGGATGGGTTTGGTTTTTCTGCACTTGCAGCGGGCATAAGAGGATTGTTTAGGCATTACCTTGAGATAGGTAGCGAAACATACTTTTGGACAGCGACTGACAGTGACTCTCTCCGCGCTTATGCAATGGGCTTGTTTAATCGCAATACGAATCTGGAGTATTATGTTATACACAAATCAGAAGGCGTATCTGTCCGCTGCGTCAAAGACGAATAA
- a CDS encoding peptidylprolyl isomerase, translated as MKIADKTVVQMHYTLTSDEGAVIDSSEGREPLQYIQGAHMIVVGLEKAMVGHEVGDKFDVKVIPSEGYGEYDERMTQEVPMDAFQGVEKVEAGMMFYAQTPMGPMPIRVKSVSGDKAIIDANHELAGKNLNFAIEVVSVREATEEELNPQGHCCCGGEGECKCGEEGHECECGGEGHHKENCDGKGGCGCPNHDKHHGNG; from the coding sequence ATGAAGATTGCCGACAAGACCGTAGTCCAGATGCACTACACCCTCACCTCCGACGAAGGAGCCGTTATCGATTCCTCCGAAGGCCGCGAACCGCTCCAGTACATCCAGGGCGCCCACATGATCGTGGTCGGGCTCGAAAAGGCCATGGTAGGCCACGAAGTCGGCGACAAGTTCGACGTGAAGGTCATCCCGAGCGAAGGCTACGGCGAATACGACGAGCGCATGACGCAGGAAGTCCCGATGGATGCGTTCCAGGGTGTCGAGAAGGTCGAAGCCGGCATGATGTTCTATGCGCAGACCCCCATGGGCCCGATGCCCATCCGCGTGAAGTCCGTCTCGGGCGACAAGGCCATCATCGACGCGAACCACGAACTCGCGGGCAAGAACCTGAACTTCGCGATCGAAGTCGTGAGCGTGCGCGAAGCTACCGAAGAGGAACTGAACCCGCAGGGCCACTGCTGCTGCGGTGGCGAAGGCGAATGCAAGTGTGGCGAAGAAGGCCACGAATGCGAATGCGGCGGCGAAGGCCACCACAAGGAAAACTGCGACGGAAAGGGCGGCTGCGGTTGCCCCAACCACGACAAGCACCACGGCAACGGCTAA
- a CDS encoding peptidylprolyl isomerase — protein sequence MSIKLVSRSLLAVAMAAGIASAQLLNSKSIDVIRVEKTGFSAGRIDSLTQALAMQQFQGKKVNDETMTQVRYAVIDNLVGQELVKLECKKQGIKVPASRVDSLAVLFKKQFPSEDVFQKQLKQSGQTMAQFKEKLEDQLKSEELLKKKVPFPKDPTEKQKEAFWELNKDKAVINDSISGARIWVSTKGKKAQEINDTKDMLKGLAAQVRTKKATFAQLAAIYSDDKDAKKTGGMMPKFVAKSKGDAFVKAVNKIKVGEITDVITDKDGVYIFMLAERNDGKYDSYKVQIEYYLRLQAEQERQMKLKAYLDELAKVYKVQYLDKKYTPPQAIGGK from the coding sequence ATGTCTATTAAACTTGTTTCCCGTAGTTTACTTGCCGTGGCCATGGCCGCGGGTATTGCCTCCGCACAGCTTCTCAATAGCAAGAGCATCGATGTCATCCGTGTCGAAAAGACTGGCTTCTCCGCCGGCCGTATCGATAGCTTGACCCAGGCGCTTGCCATGCAGCAGTTCCAGGGCAAGAAGGTGAATGACGAGACCATGACCCAGGTCCGCTATGCGGTGATCGACAACCTCGTTGGCCAGGAACTCGTGAAGCTCGAATGCAAGAAGCAGGGCATCAAGGTCCCCGCCTCCCGCGTTGACAGCCTTGCCGTACTTTTCAAGAAGCAGTTCCCGAGCGAGGACGTGTTCCAGAAGCAGCTCAAGCAGAGCGGCCAGACGATGGCTCAGTTCAAGGAAAAGCTTGAAGACCAGCTCAAGAGCGAAGAGCTCCTGAAGAAGAAGGTTCCCTTCCCGAAGGATCCGACCGAAAAGCAGAAGGAAGCCTTCTGGGAACTCAACAAGGACAAGGCGGTCATCAACGATTCCATCAGCGGTGCCCGTATTTGGGTTTCTACCAAGGGCAAAAAGGCTCAGGAAATCAACGATACTAAGGATATGCTCAAGGGCCTCGCCGCCCAGGTGCGTACCAAGAAGGCTACTTTCGCACAGCTCGCCGCCATCTACAGCGACGATAAGGATGCGAAGAAGACCGGCGGCATGATGCCGAAGTTCGTCGCCAAGTCCAAGGGCGATGCCTTCGTGAAGGCCGTGAACAAGATCAAGGTGGGCGAGATTACCGACGTCATCACCGACAAGGACGGCGTGTACATCTTCATGCTTGCTGAACGCAACGACGGCAAGTACGATAGCTACAAGGTCCAGATTGAATACTACCTGCGACTCCAGGCCGAACAGGAACGCCAGATGAAGCTCAAGGCTTACCTCGACGAACTTGCCAAGGTCTACAAGGTCCAGTACCTCGACAAGAAGTACACCCCGCCGCAGGCTATCGGGGGCAAGTAA